CCTGCCAATACGTGATGTCCTCGACGATAGCAACACCAGGTTCTATCACAACAAGGCTGTCTTTAGAAAAGCCCCATTTAGTATAACCATAAGTTGGTTCATGCACTTCATGACGGGTTAGGTTTATCACCAAGGACTGTTCCCATTCCTTGGCCTGGGCGGTACCAAGTCCAAGCAACAGCCCGAGAGCCATGGTGCATGCGAGCAAACTCTTTTGCTTATTCATAATAACTCCTCCTTTTTTTTACAAATATATACATAATTTATCTTAAATACTTTTTGGGGGATTTGTTTTCCCAATAAATTCATTGACATCTAATCAACGCAAAAAAAAACCGACTGCTTTTAGCAATCGGCTTTTTGAATCTTAAATTCTTAGACTTACTACGGACGCTTACGCCTTCGGCTTCAGCGTCTGTCCTTCGGCTCGGTCATGCCGGCAAGCAAACTTGCCGTCGCGACACTCGCCTTACGGACTACTCAGCGTCCATATCGGCTTCGTCGATTTCGGCGTTGTGGTAAACGTCCTGAACGTCGTCGTGGTCTTCGAACTTGTCAATGAGTTTGAGGAGCTTCTGGGCATCTTCGTGACCGAGCTTCACCGGGTCGTTAGCGACGTAGGTGATTTCAGCGCTCATCATTTCGATACCGGCTGCTTCGAGAGCCTTGGACACGGCGTCGAAAGCTTCCGGAGAAGTGGAGATTTCATGCACGCCGTCTTCGGTGGACATGTCTTCGGCACCGGCTTCGAGAACGAGGTCCATGACCTTGTCTTCCGGATACTTTTCAGCGTCAACGATGATCACACCCTTGTAGGTGAAAGCCCAAGAAACGGAACCGGATTCGCCCATGGCGCCGTTGTTCTTGTTGAAGATGTTGCGGATTTCGGCAACGGTACGAACCTTGTTGTCGGTCAGGCACT
This sequence is a window from uncultured Fibrobacter sp.. Protein-coding genes within it:
- a CDS encoding YebC/PmpR family DNA-binding transcriptional regulator; amino-acid sequence: MSGHSKWATTKRKKAKTDVARAKAWNKLIKEISIAAKLGGGNPDANPRLRAAILKSKSQSLPTKNIESAIAKGTGANSGTEMTEPLYEGRGPGGIAIMVQCLTDNKVRTVAEIRNIFNKNNGAMGESGSVSWAFTYKGVIIVDAEKYPEDKVMDLVLEAGAEDMSTEDGVHEISTSPEAFDAVSKALEAAGIEMMSAEITYVANDPVKLGHEDAQKLLKLIDKFEDHDDVQDVYHNAEIDEADMDAE